The proteins below are encoded in one region of Streptomyces marianii:
- a CDS encoding ferredoxin → MGDRWQVEVDRGVCIGSGMCVSNAPDGFKLDAARQSHPTEPETDANEDILAAAEGCPVEAISIRLPGSGEAVFPPEE, encoded by the coding sequence ATGGGTGACCGCTGGCAGGTCGAGGTCGACCGTGGTGTGTGCATCGGTTCGGGGATGTGTGTCAGCAACGCGCCGGACGGCTTCAAGCTGGACGCCGCCCGCCAGTCGCACCCCACCGAACCGGAGACCGACGCGAACGAGGACATCCTCGCCGCGGCGGAGGGCTGCCCGGTCGAGGCCATCTCGATCCGGCTGCCGGGCAGCGGTGAGGCGGTGTTCCCGCCCGAGGAGTAG
- a CDS encoding tetratricopeptide repeat protein: MERAEARRLIERARQAFDAGEWRQCAETYEQVLAHFPDEEAGGVWWYDAALAYKFLRDWPKAYALGREAAARAPRGEGDPAFWNLGIAATVLREWEVARDAWEGFGVPVPEGEGPIDVDGAFGMACVRLETDGGQEVVWARRLCPTRAQVLSVPFTGGRRFGEVVVHDGEPKGERVVDGQRIAVFDELVLFEPSPLPTLVVTVNAAEAADVHALVGLFAEEGFGAEPKSGFVLHCGCCSEGTVEYEGDSVHAGAQEVALAAPLEEAGRILGAWSGQVAIGRSWSGLRAVC; encoded by the coding sequence ATGGAGAGAGCAGAGGCCAGGCGGCTGATCGAACGTGCCCGGCAGGCCTTCGACGCCGGGGAGTGGCGGCAGTGCGCGGAGACCTACGAGCAGGTGCTCGCCCACTTCCCGGACGAGGAGGCCGGCGGCGTGTGGTGGTACGACGCGGCCCTCGCGTACAAGTTCCTGCGCGACTGGCCCAAGGCCTACGCGCTGGGGCGGGAGGCCGCGGCCCGGGCGCCGCGCGGAGAAGGCGATCCGGCGTTCTGGAACCTGGGTATCGCGGCGACGGTCCTGCGCGAGTGGGAGGTGGCCCGCGACGCCTGGGAGGGCTTCGGCGTCCCGGTGCCGGAGGGGGAGGGGCCGATCGACGTCGACGGTGCCTTCGGCATGGCCTGCGTGCGGCTGGAGACGGACGGCGGGCAGGAGGTCGTGTGGGCCCGGCGGCTCTGCCCCACCCGGGCGCAGGTGCTCAGCGTGCCCTTCACCGGCGGCCGGCGGTTCGGCGAGGTCGTCGTGCACGACGGGGAGCCGAAGGGGGAGCGCGTGGTCGACGGGCAGCGGATCGCCGTCTTCGACGAACTGGTCCTCTTCGAGCCCTCGCCCCTGCCCACGCTGGTGGTGACCGTGAACGCCGCCGAGGCGGCGGATGTGCACGCCCTGGTCGGGCTGTTCGCGGAGGAGGGCTTCGGCGCGGAGCCGAAGAGCGGTTTCGTCCTGCACTGCGGATGTTGCAGCGAGGGGACCGTCGAGTACGAGGGCGACAGCGTCCACGCCGGGGCGCAGGAAGTCGCGCTCGCGGCGCCGCTGGAGGAGGCCGGCCGCATCCTCGGCGCATGGTCGGGGCAGGTCGCGATCGGGCGGAGCTGGAGCGGGCTCCGGGCGGTCTGCTGA
- a CDS encoding aldehyde dehydrogenase: MSELVEHGKLFIGGELVDPLGADTIEVVSPHTEQVIGRVPHASRADVDRAVAAARAAFDRGPWPRTPLEERIEVVGRIKDAIAARHEEIARSISSQNGSPYSWSVLAQALGAMMVWDAAITVARGFTYEERRGGVLGPLLVLREPVGVVAAVVPWNVPQFVAAAKLAPALLSGCGVVLKPSPETPLDAYILADIVREAGLPEGVLSILPADREVSEYLVGHPGVDKVSFTGSVPAGRRVMEVAARNLTRVTLELGGKSAAVILPDADLETAVQGIVPAAWMNNGQACVAQTRILVPRPRYDEFADAFAAAAGALVTGDPLDPATQVGPLVASRQQQRSLGYIALGQEEGAKVLAGGGRPAGLDRGWYVEPTLFGGVDNAMRIAREEIFGPVVCLLPYGDEGEAAAIANDSEYGLSGSVWTADVEHGIDFARRVRTGTYNVNTFSLDMLGPFGGYKNSGLGREFGPEGYGEYFEHKMVHLPSGYGSES, from the coding sequence ATGTCCGAACTGGTGGAGCACGGGAAACTCTTCATCGGCGGGGAGTTGGTCGATCCCCTCGGCGCGGACACCATCGAGGTGGTCTCGCCGCACACCGAGCAGGTCATCGGACGCGTCCCGCACGCCTCGCGGGCCGACGTGGACCGGGCGGTCGCGGCCGCCCGTGCCGCCTTCGACCGCGGGCCCTGGCCGAGGACGCCGCTCGAGGAGCGCATCGAGGTCGTCGGCAGGATCAAGGACGCGATCGCCGCACGGCACGAGGAGATCGCCCGCTCCATCAGCTCCCAGAACGGATCGCCGTACTCCTGGAGCGTCCTGGCCCAGGCGCTCGGCGCCATGATGGTCTGGGACGCGGCCATCACCGTCGCCCGCGGCTTCACCTACGAGGAGCGGCGCGGCGGAGTCCTCGGCCCCCTCCTCGTCCTGCGTGAACCGGTCGGCGTGGTCGCCGCCGTGGTCCCCTGGAACGTCCCGCAGTTCGTCGCCGCGGCCAAGCTCGCGCCCGCCCTGCTATCCGGCTGCGGTGTGGTCCTGAAGCCCTCGCCCGAGACCCCGCTGGACGCCTACATCCTGGCCGACATCGTCCGCGAGGCCGGCCTGCCCGAGGGCGTGCTGTCGATCCTCCCCGCCGACCGCGAGGTCAGCGAGTACCTCGTCGGGCATCCCGGCGTCGACAAGGTCTCCTTCACCGGCTCGGTCCCTGCCGGCCGGCGCGTGATGGAGGTCGCCGCCCGCAACCTCACCCGCGTCACCCTCGAACTCGGCGGCAAGTCCGCCGCGGTGATCCTGCCGGACGCGGACCTGGAGACGGCCGTCCAGGGAATCGTCCCGGCGGCCTGGATGAACAACGGCCAGGCGTGTGTGGCCCAGACGCGCATCCTCGTCCCGCGCCCCCGCTACGACGAGTTCGCCGACGCCTTCGCCGCGGCGGCCGGGGCCCTGGTGACCGGCGACCCGCTGGACCCGGCGACCCAGGTCGGTCCGCTCGTCGCCAGCCGCCAGCAGCAGAGGTCGCTCGGCTACATCGCGCTCGGCCAGGAGGAGGGCGCCAAGGTCCTCGCCGGTGGCGGCCGCCCGGCCGGCCTCGACCGCGGCTGGTACGTCGAGCCGACCCTCTTCGGCGGCGTCGACAACGCCATGCGGATCGCCCGCGAGGAGATCTTCGGACCCGTCGTCTGCCTGCTGCCGTACGGCGACGAGGGCGAGGCCGCCGCGATCGCGAACGACTCCGAGTACGGGCTCAGCGGCAGCGTCTGGACGGCCGACGTCGAGCACGGCATCGACTTCGCGCGGCGGGTCAGGACCGGGACGTACAACGTCAACACGTTCAGCCTCGACATGCTTGGCCCGTTCGGCGGATACAAGAACTCCGGGCTGGGTCGGGAGTTCGGTCCCGAGGGGTACGGCGAGTACTTTGAGCACAAAATGGTTCATTTGCCGTCGGGATACGGGAGCGAGAGCTGA
- a CDS encoding TetR family transcriptional regulator, whose product MSAETRPAVPATPPLTERQEARRRRILHASAQLASRGGFDAVQMREVAEAAGVALGTLYRYFPSKVHLLVATMQDQLQHLHTTLRKRPPVADSAAQRVAETLMRAFRALQREPHLADAMVRALTFADRSVSPEVDTVSRQTTAIILDAMGLEDPTPEQLSAVRVIEHTWHSALITWLSGRASIAQVKIDIETVCRLIDLTAPGRQPGRRTG is encoded by the coding sequence ATGAGCGCGGAGACCAGGCCGGCCGTTCCGGCGACCCCGCCCCTGACGGAGCGCCAGGAGGCCAGGCGCCGCCGCATCCTGCACGCCAGCGCGCAGCTGGCCAGCCGGGGCGGCTTCGACGCCGTGCAGATGCGTGAGGTCGCCGAGGCGGCCGGTGTCGCGCTCGGCACGCTGTACCGCTACTTCCCTTCCAAGGTGCACCTGCTCGTGGCCACGATGCAGGACCAGCTCCAGCATCTGCACACCACCCTGCGCAAGCGCCCGCCGGTCGCGGACAGCGCGGCGCAGCGGGTGGCCGAGACCCTGATGCGGGCGTTCCGCGCGCTGCAGCGCGAACCGCACCTCGCGGACGCGATGGTGCGTGCGCTGACCTTCGCCGACCGCAGCGTCAGTCCCGAGGTGGACACGGTCTCGCGCCAGACCACGGCGATCATCCTGGACGCGATGGGCCTGGAAGACCCGACGCCCGAACAGCTCTCCGCCGTCCGGGTCATCGAGCACACCTGGCACTCGGCCCTGATCACCTGGCTGTCCGGTCGCGCCTCGATCGCCCAGGTGAAGATCGACATCGAGACGGTCTGCCGCCTGATCGACCTCACGGCCCCGGGAAGGCAGCCGGGCCGGCGGACCGGCTGA
- a CDS encoding MBL fold metallo-hydrolase, with product MTRVTEHGGGVWSLKVPIPDNPLGHTLVHVLDTGRGPVLVDTGWDDPASWTALSDGLAELGLAVADVHGVLVTHHHPDHHGLSGRVREASGAWIAMHAADIAVVRRTREARPGAWLDYLAGKLTAVGAPEEHLAPLLAARERGRMRALPGLRVALPDREIAPGELLDLAGRRLRAIWTPGHTPGHVCLHLEEEHPANLPGRGRLFSGDHLLPGISPHIGLYEDPDDSAVTDPLGDYLDSLERVGRLGAAEVLPAHQHAFTDAPARVRELLAHHEERLTGLLSLLAAPLTPWQLAERMEWNRPWDEIPYGSRTIAVSEAEAHLRRLVKLGRVEAVPGSAPVAYTAVG from the coding sequence ATGACGCGGGTGACGGAGCACGGCGGCGGTGTCTGGTCCCTCAAGGTCCCCATCCCGGACAACCCCCTGGGCCACACGCTGGTCCACGTCCTGGACACCGGCCGCGGGCCCGTCCTCGTCGACACCGGATGGGACGACCCCGCGTCCTGGACGGCGCTCTCGGACGGCCTCGCCGAACTGGGCCTCGCGGTGGCCGACGTCCACGGCGTGCTCGTCACCCACCACCACCCGGACCACCACGGGCTGTCCGGCAGGGTGCGCGAGGCGTCCGGCGCGTGGATCGCGATGCACGCGGCCGACATCGCCGTCGTCCGCCGCACCCGGGAGGCCCGGCCCGGGGCCTGGCTCGACTACCTGGCCGGGAAGCTCACCGCCGTCGGCGCGCCGGAGGAGCACCTCGCCCCGCTGCTCGCGGCCCGCGAGCGCGGCCGGATGCGAGCCCTCCCCGGGCTGCGGGTGGCCCTGCCCGACCGCGAGATCGCACCCGGCGAGCTGCTGGACCTCGCCGGGCGGAGGCTGCGGGCGATCTGGACTCCCGGTCACACGCCCGGCCATGTGTGCCTGCACCTGGAGGAGGAGCATCCGGCGAACCTCCCCGGCCGCGGCCGCCTCTTCTCCGGCGACCATCTGCTCCCCGGCATCAGCCCGCACATCGGCCTGTACGAGGACCCCGACGACTCCGCGGTCACCGACCCCCTCGGCGACTACCTGGACTCGCTGGAACGCGTCGGCCGCCTCGGCGCCGCCGAGGTGCTCCCGGCGCACCAGCACGCCTTCACCGACGCCCCGGCACGGGTCCGGGAGCTCCTCGCCCACCACGAGGAGCGGCTGACCGGGCTGCTGTCCCTCCTCGCCGCACCGCTGACCCCCTGGCAGCTGGCGGAGCGCATGGAGTGGAACCGGCCGTGGGACGAGATCCCCTACGGCTCCCGCACCATCGCC